In Deltaproteobacteria bacterium, the sequence GGCGCCCTCGGGCGACGAGGCCACGGCGTGGATCGCCGCGATGCCCACGCCCGATGACGTGCTCGGCATCGTGGTGGGCGACGACGGCGACTGCCCCGCGACTGCATTCGCGCGCGGCGAGGTCAGCCTCGCGTGGTCCGACGGCTTCTACACCGCCTGCGAACGCACCGTCGCCGCGCCAGGCGGCGGCGCCCGCAGCAGCTTCGCGACCGGGCGCTTCATCGGCGTCGTCGACGGTGCCGTGCTCGTGCACACTGATGGCAATTCGCCGGGAGCACCCGGGTCGTATGCGGCGGTCGTCGACGGCGAGCGCGTCGAGTTGTCCCCGCCGGCCGGCGTCGATCGCATCGCCCACGTCGCCGCGCGTCCGGGCCCCGAGGGCCTGCTCGCCGCGGTGCGAATGCACCACGGCGACCTCGTCACGCTCGAGCGCGTGTGGCTGCACCCCAGCGGCATCACGCGCGCGGGCAGCTACGACGAGGACCCCGCGGCGCGAACCGCATGTGTCAGCTACGCGATCGCGGCCGACGCGTCGCTATGGTGCGTCAGCGACGATCCGGTGCCCACGCTGGTGCGCGCGGGGCCGACGGGGCCCGCCGCGGTCGCGTTCGGACTCACCGACGGCACCGGCCCCGCGCGCCTGCTCTCGACCGGTGGCGCCCTGCGGTAGCGCACAGCGGCGCCCGAGCAGGCTGGTGACGCGACCGGCGGACGCGTTCGGTCGCGTTGGTCGCGAGCCGCGGGCAGAGCTCGACGCGACGCCATAGACTGATCGTGATGACGCCCTCCTCGCTCCGCCTGCGCCTCGCGGTTGCCCTTGGTCTACCGGCCATCCCCGCCTGCAAGCCCGCGCCCGAGCCCGAGCCGACCACGGTCCCCACGACCACCGCCCCGACGAACTCGGCCACGCCCCCACCCACGCGCCCGGCGGCCGCGCGCGCAGCTCGGCGGGCATGCAAGCCCGATCAGATCCACGAGCGCGTCTGCGGCCTGGTCGACCTCGCGTACGAGGGCGCCGGTGGAACCGTCGCCGCGCCCCACGAGATGTGCACCCGCAACGCGCTCTCGCTGTGGAACCTCGAGACCGAACACATGATCGACGGCTGGCGGGTCGGCTCCCACGACGCCGTGCTGGCGTCGTTCACCTTCGATCGCGAGGCCACCACGAGCTACGCGTATTCGGGCAGCTATCAGCCCGAAGCGCCGCGTTGTTGCTACGAGCGCTGCAACCCGATCGAGAGTCGCGCGCAGCCGCGTGCGCGCGTGCCCGACGGCATGAAGGCGTACGAGCTGTGTGTGCCCGGACCGGTCTCCACCAAGTTCCCCGCGCCGGGCGCGAAGCAGTGCCCGGTCGCGCTTCGCACCCGTCACTTCTACCCCTACGGCGCCCCCGATCCCCTCGACGATGCCCCCTTCGAGCGCGCCCTCGACGACCAATGCTGCTACATGGTGGCCACGGCCCACCGCTGTCCGCCGAACACGTTCGAGACCAAGAACGGCGGATGCGAAGAGCCGAGCCCCGGCGGACGTCCGCTGCGCGAGGCCGGCGAGGTCGTCACCGCCGCCACGCGTGCGCGTGATGGTTGGTCGCGATCGATCGCGCTCGGCCGTGCGCCGTCGTGGTCGCCGTCGACGCGCGCGCAGGCGGCCGTCGGCTGGGCCCGCGAGGCCGCATTCGAGCACGCCTCGGTCGCAGCGTTCGCCCGGCTCGCCATCGACCTCATGGTCCACGGCGCCCCCGCGGATCTCGTCGACGATGCCCACGCAGCCGCGCGCGACGAGGTTCGTCATGCGCAGGAGTGCTACGGCATCGCCTCGGCGTTCGCCGACGCGCCGATGGGCCCAGGACCGCTGCCGCTGGCCACCCTCACGCCTGCCGCGAGCCTCACCGCGCTCGCCGTCGAGTGCTTCCGCGACGGCTGCGTCAACGAGACCGTCGCTGCGCTGTGCGTCGCGGAGGCCTCGCGTCGGGTCGCTTCACCGGCGATCCGCGACACGCTCGCGCGCATCGCCGACGACGAGGGGCGCCACGCCGAGCTCTCGTACCGGATCCTGGCCTGGGCGCTGCGCAGCGGCGGCACGGAGCTACACGCACGGATCGCGACCGAGCTCGACGCCGTGCGGGCAGAGCTCGCACGGGTGGTCGACACCGCCACCGACCTCCGCGACGAGACCACCGGCCTGCTCGCGTCGCACACCGCAGCGGCGGTGCGTCGTCGCGTGCTCGCCGAGGTGGTCGTGCCGTGCACCGAGGCGCTGCTCGCCGCCCAAGTGCGGGGGCGTTGAGTACTACGGGCAGTCGTTCGGTGCCCCCGGGGTGCCCAGATGCCCCGGCCCGTAGGCGGTCGCTCCGCTGCACCACGCGGCGCCATCGTCGTTGGCGCTGGCGTCGAGCACTGCGAGCGCGATGCTCGTGCCCGGCGCCACCACTGGCCACGGCGCAATGTCATCGTACGACACGGTGTCGATCACGACCCCGTCGCAGGTGAGCGTGACGATGTCGCCGTCGTTGAAGAGGCCGACGCCGATCGGCATCGGGAAGTCCGGCGTGAAGCCGAGCTCGGCCTGCGTGCCGGAGCCCAACGTCGCGTAGCCACCGGCTTCGATCACCAGCGATACGTCGACGTCGAACGTGTCGATGGCGAGGTCCCCCGTGACCACGCAGCCCTGGAGATCCCAGGCGGTCGCGCCGGGATTGTGCAGCTCGATCCACTGCCCGGGCTTGGCATCCGGATCCGCCGCAGGCGCATACAGGATCTCGGAGATCGCCACGGAGACGCAGCTCTGCGCGTCCTCGATGCAGCTCTCGCTGCAGGCACACAGCCCGGGCGCCGTCGGATCGCACGGCTCCGCGCCGCTGACGATGCCATCGCCGCAGGTGCTGCAGCCGGACACGTCGAGGTGGCACGCGGCATCGCAGGCAACGTCGCCGAGCGCAAATCCCTGTGCGGCGCAGCTCGAGGGCACCGCATCGCCGTCGCAGTCCTCGCCCGCGTCGACCACACCGTTGCCACACAGCGTGCACGCGGACACGTCGAGCTCACATTCGTCCGTGCACGATGCGGCCCCGAGACCGAGGCCGAGCTCGGCACACGTCACAGCGTCCCCGTCGCACGGCTCGCCCTCGTCGAGCATGCCGTTGCCACACAGCGTGCAACCCGAGGTGTCGTAGGTGCAGTCGCCCGCGCAGGTCGGCTCGCCGGCATGCGGGGTCCGCAGCAGATCGGTGCAGGTGGGCGTCCACCCATCGACCCCTTCGATGCTGCCGTCGCAGGCCTCGCCCGCCTCGACCCAACCATTGCCACACACCGGCGGACCGCACGGCGCCTCGCCCTCCCAGATGCAGCCGCAGGTGTCGAAGGTGCACGCCGCCGTGCACGCCAGGGTCCCGACCGCCCCCATCGCAGCGCAGCTGCTGCCGTTCAGATCGAAGCCGTCGCACTGCTCGTCGCCCTCGACGACACCGTCGCCACAGCGAGCGGCCGGGTCCTCGCCGGTCGACTCGCCGCCGCTGCTGGACGCTGCATCGCCGTCGGTCGCCGTCGGCGACGGTGTGGGATCACCCGCCTGCGTGGCGCCAGCGTCCGTGCCCGACGAACTGCCATCGTCCATGATCACCGCGAGTCCGTCCGCGGCGCATCCACTCCACAACCCACATCCCAGCAACGTCGCAAAGCCAATCGCGCGACGACCTTCGAATCCCAGCATGTCCAATACCTCGGGCCCCGTTCACTCCGAGTCCCATCTCCCCATTGTCGTGCGACCGTCCGAGGATGACGGGTCGGCGTGAAACACCCCAGGGGCGCGAGCGGGGCACCTGCGCGCGCACCGGCCCTGCGCGCGCACCGGCCCTGCGCGCGCACCGGCCCTGCGCGCGCACCGGCAACAGACGCTTCAGCCGTCGGTGACGGCTTCGCTGCGCTCGTGCTCGCTGATCGCGTCGAGGAACTCGACCAGCGCGACACGGGCCTCGTCGAGCGACGCGCGGGCGACCGCGTCGCGCACCGCACCCAGCCGCGCGCTCAGCTGCTCGTGCTCGTCGGCCAGGGCCGTGTTCGCATCGCCAGCGACCTGCTCCTCGTGGGCGAAGTGGCCCTCCATCGCCGCGGCGAAGCGCGCGAGCTCGCGCCCGAGCAACAGCTGCATGCGCTCGCGCGGCAACGCGTCGGTGCCGGCCGTGGCGAGCAGGTGGAGCAGGTCCAGATCGAGGGCGAGCGACGGCGTCATGTTCGAGTCGTCCCACGCTAGCGCTACGCGACGCAGCTGGGAAGGCCCGGCGCCCGGCCGCAACGCACCTTTGGTGAGGTCCTTCGCGGTGCGCTTCTCAGCTTGCCATGGTCGGGCATGGGCCCGAAGTCCGCGTGGGCCCCCGGCCCATCCCCGTCGCACGGCCGTGGTGGGCGACGTCCTGCCACGGTCACGGCGCGCTGCCCCGATCCTCCGCGGTGCGCTGCATCTGCTGGGTGCGCCGCCGCTCGGACCCCACGCACGACCAGGGCCGCCATGTCGACGAGCCGCCGAAGTGCGCGTCACATCGCGTGCCGGTGGGCTCTGCAGCCCGTGCGCTCCACGACGCCGCTCCTCACGGTCGCCCAAGCGACGATGCAGCTCAGCGTGCTGCTCTCGCTCGGGGGCGCCAGCGTTGCCGTCGCCGCGGCCTTCGCCGCCGGCGGAAGCCCGGCGCCATCCGGCGTGATCGCCGTGTTCGCATCGGTCTTCGCGGTCTACAACTTCGACCGGCTCGCGGACACGTCGCCCGCCGAGGGGCGCAGCACGCCGCAGCGGCGCGCGCTCACGCAGCGATGGGGCTCGGTGCTGCGGGTGTGCGTCGCGACCTCCGCTGCGCTGGCGCTCGCGCTCGGAGCCAGCGTATCGCTGGCAGCATTCGCGTGGACGATCGCGTTCCCGCTGCTCGGTATGTTGTACGTGTTGCCGCTGCGGGCATCGGGTCGCGTCTATCGCCTGAAGGACGTGCCGTATCTGAAGCCGTTCTACGTCTGCGCCTGCTGGACCGAGCTGCTCGCGGTCTCTCTGAGCCACGCCGGCCTGGATGCGACCCCCGCGATCGCGACGTTCGCGGCGTTCCTCTACCCCCGACTCTTCATCTCGGCGAACCTCGGCGACGTGCGTGACGTCGAGGACGACGCCGCCGCCGGCATTCGCTCGTTGCCGCAGTGGCTCGGCCGCAGCGCCACCCTGCGCCTGCTCGAGTTCGTGCACTGGGCGAGCGTCGCCGGGCTCGTGCTCGCCCTGGCCGCGGGCTTTGCCCCACCGGCGATGCTCGGCCTGATCGTACCGACCGCGGTCGCCTACGCGATCTTCCGCGCCTACGTGCGTCGACCCGATCGCCAGGCCTTCTTCACCGACCTGTACGACCTCGAGCTGATCCTGTACGCGCCGTCGTGGGCGATCGCCGCGGCCATGACGACGGCGTAGGCCGCCTCGTTCGCGCCCACGCGCTGCCGCAGCCGCGTGCCGGCGACGCGCACCACACCGAGCCGATCGGCGACCGGCAGCTGCGCCAGCGCGCGGACGTCAGTCGAGCCGGCTGCGGATCAGCGCCGCGAGCTCGTGACGACTGGTGGCCTCGACCGCGCGCCCGGCCTGCTCGAGCGCGCGCGCATACGTCTCCTGCACCGAGGCGTTGGTCGCGGCCTGCTCGGCGACGTGGGCCAGCATCGGCAGCGCCTCGGCGCCGCGGCCGTCGGCGAGCAGCAACTTGGCGCGCTCGTGCAGCTCGGCGAGCCGCGAGATGACGCGCTCGCGCTCGTGATGCCCGCGCTCGAGGTGGCGAATCGTCAGCGCGCTGCAGGTGCTGTGGCTGAGCGCACGGGAGCTGACCGGCCCCAGCCAGTCGCGCACGAGCGGATCGTAGCCACGGGTCGCCACCACCAACAGCCCGGCGTCCTGCGCAGCGTTCACGATCTCCTCGGCCGGGTCGCCCGCCGTCACCGTCATGGAAACCTGCAGGCCCTGGGTGTCGTAGGTGGCCAGCAACGCCTTCAGCTGGGCGTGGATCGCCCCCTCGTCCTTTGCGAGGTGGGGATTGGAGCCCTCGTCGTGCAGGACGGTGATGACCGACAGCGACATCTGGAACCGCTTCGCCATGTCGATCGCGGTCTCGAGGCCCACGCGCGACTCGGCGGTGAGGTCGATCGGGCACAGCAGCGTACGGCCCACCGGCGAGACCCCACGCGCGACCCACACCGGGATCGAGGCCTGACGCACGATGGTCTCCGCCACCGAACCGACCACCCAACGCCGCACCGTGGCCGGCTGACCACCGCCGGTGACGATCATCTGCGCACACAGTCGCGGCGCCGCCTCGATGACCTCCTCGGCGGGGTGCCCGAGCTCGATCATCACGTCTTGCAGCACGAGGCCGTTCGCGCGCAACGATGCGATGTGCGGCTCGAGCTCGTGACGAGCCTCGGCGATGCGCAGGTCGATGCCCCGCTCACTCTCGAGGCGCCGCCGGGGAATCGCGTGCAGCACGACGATCGGCGCCGCGAGGCGGCGGCCGAGTTCGGCCGCAATCGCGACGATGTCGGCGGTCTGCTCGTCGAGAGGCAGCGCCACGAGGATGGGACGTTCGTTCGCCATGGCGGATGGTCAGCTCCGGTTCAGGATGCGCGCGCGTGGCCGCGGTGGACCCGCTAGCTTTGCGGCTCGTGGGGGTTCGGATCGTTCGAGTCCGTCGACGAAGTCGCGTCGTCGGCGGGCGGCGAGGCCTCGGCGGGCGCCGGCGCGACCTCGGTCCGCGACGGCGTCGGCATCGGCGCGACCTCGGTCCGTGCGCTGGCGGTCGCGGTCGGCACCTCGGTACGTGACGCGGGGGCACCGGCGGTGGGGCCACGTTGGCCGTGCTCGGCCCCCGGCTCGTGATCGACGGG encodes:
- a CDS encoding ferritin-like domain-containing protein; this encodes MTPSSLRLRLAVALGLPAIPACKPAPEPEPTTVPTTTAPTNSATPPPTRPAAARAARRACKPDQIHERVCGLVDLAYEGAGGTVAAPHEMCTRNALSLWNLETEHMIDGWRVGSHDAVLASFTFDREATTSYAYSGSYQPEAPRCCYERCNPIESRAQPRARVPDGMKAYELCVPGPVSTKFPAPGAKQCPVALRTRHFYPYGAPDPLDDAPFERALDDQCCYMVATAHRCPPNTFETKNGGCEEPSPGGRPLREAGEVVTAATRARDGWSRSIALGRAPSWSPSTRAQAAVGWAREAAFEHASVAAFARLAIDLMVHGAPADLVDDAHAAARDEVRHAQECYGIASAFADAPMGPGPLPLATLTPAASLTALAVECFRDGCVNETVAALCVAEASRRVASPAIRDTLARIADDEGRHAELSYRILAWALRSGGTELHARIATELDAVRAELARVVDTATDLRDETTGLLASHTAAAVRRRVLAEVVVPCTEALLAAQVRGR
- a CDS encoding lamin tail domain-containing protein, yielding MDDGSSSGTDAGATQAGDPTPSPTATDGDAASSSGGESTGEDPAARCGDGVVEGDEQCDGFDLNGSSCAAMGAVGTLACTAACTFDTCGCIWEGEAPCGPPVCGNGWVEAGEACDGSIEGVDGWTPTCTDLLRTPHAGEPTCAGDCTYDTSGCTLCGNGMLDEGEPCDGDAVTCAELGLGLGAASCTDECELDVSACTLCGNGVVDAGEDCDGDAVPSSCAAQGFALGDVACDAACHLDVSGCSTCGDGIVSGAEPCDPTAPGLCACSESCIEDAQSCVSVAISEILYAPAADPDAKPGQWIELHNPGATAWDLQGCVVTGDLAIDTFDVDVSLVIEAGGYATLGSGTQAELGFTPDFPMPIGVGLFNDGDIVTLTCDGVVIDTVSYDDIAPWPVVAPGTSIALAVLDASANDDGAAWCSGATAYGPGHLGTPGAPNDCP
- a CDS encoding UbiA family prenyltransferase; amino-acid sequence: MRSTTPLLTVAQATMQLSVLLSLGGASVAVAAAFAAGGSPAPSGVIAVFASVFAVYNFDRLADTSPAEGRSTPQRRALTQRWGSVLRVCVATSAALALALGASVSLAAFAWTIAFPLLGMLYVLPLRASGRVYRLKDVPYLKPFYVCACWTELLAVSLSHAGLDATPAIATFAAFLYPRLFISANLGDVRDVEDDAAAGIRSLPQWLGRSATLRLLEFVHWASVAGLVLALAAGFAPPAMLGLIVPTAVAYAIFRAYVRRPDRQAFFTDLYDLELILYAPSWAIAAAMTTA
- a CDS encoding universal stress protein, which codes for MANERPILVALPLDEQTADIVAIAAELGRRLAAPIVVLHAIPRRRLESERGIDLRIAEARHELEPHIASLRANGLVLQDVMIELGHPAEEVIEAAPRLCAQMIVTGGGQPATVRRWVVGSVAETIVRQASIPVWVARGVSPVGRTLLCPIDLTAESRVGLETAIDMAKRFQMSLSVITVLHDEGSNPHLAKDEGAIHAQLKALLATYDTQGLQVSMTVTAGDPAEEIVNAAQDAGLLVVATRGYDPLVRDWLGPVSSRALSHSTCSALTIRHLERGHHERERVISRLAELHERAKLLLADGRGAEALPMLAHVAEQAATNASVQETYARALEQAGRAVEATSRHELAALIRSRLD